The Candidatus Melainabacteria bacterium RIFOXYA2_FULL_32_9 DNA segment CTACAATTCCAACAGTAGTATTAATAGATAGGTTTCATGGCCAAAAATACGATATTAATGGAGATAGAATACCTGATTTAACCCATGGAAATATTATTCAGTTAATATCTAAAAGCATATATCCAAAATCAGACATAATGACGCTGGATGTGAGTGATAATTATGATTATTCGCTGGATCATACTTTGAATAATATTGAATCAGCATTTAACGAGGTTGAAAATCAAGTTAAAAATGGCAAAAAAATCAATGCTGTTAATATGTCACTGGGTATAAACTATAGTTATGATGATTTGGCTTTCTTTACAGGAATTCCAGTAACACAGGAAAACTTTCACCTTTATAAAAAAGATATCCGCAATTTCTTTAATAATCCTGATATTCCTGAAAAAGTTGAGGAATTATCTAATTCTAATCGACAAGCTAAAGAAGAATTAGATAAATTTAAACTTATCGCAGAAAAAGTAACTAAAGTTCTAAAATCAATTGAGGAAACAACTAAGCAGGGAATTCCTGTCTATATCCCGGCCGGGGATAACGGACCTGATTATATAAATCTTTTTACCTTAGCAAATGACTGTATAAGTGTAGGTTCATATAATGCTGAAGGGAAAAAGTCTCCTTTTTCAGCTGATAATAAGCTGGTAAATTTTGAACAGGGGGTGTTTAACATTACACCGGTAAGTCATGACAATCTTCTTCTTGGGTATGACATCACAGGAAGTGGCAATGTGGAAATCCCTGCACGCTTGGTTTCTGATCAAGAGCCTGTAATTAAGCAATTTACAGGTAAAAAAGCAGGTGATATCATCGCAAACAATGAGGACTATAAAGAAATATTCAAGCCGGGCAAAATATCACCAAAATCATTGAATAAGCTATATCCTATAGATGTCCTTGCAAATATACACCAAATTAATCCTATTCAGGCAAAAACATTAAAGTCTATGGGCTGGTTAGCTGATTATTACTTAACCCATGCCCTTAAAGTAGATAAGAATAAAAGGATCGTTTATGATCCTGATGGTTCTCATCGTTCAAAAGCTGTCCATGAAATTCATGGGCCTTCTTTATCATCACCAATAGCAATGATGAAAGATTTGAAGCAAAAATTTATGAATCTAAATACTACCAAAGAATAAAAACATTAATAAGCCCACTATCAAGCAATAGAAGGCAAAAATGTTCAATTTATTTTTACTGATAAAGATTATGAAATATTTAATACAATAATATCCAACTAACGCAGATATAAGAGTTCCAATAATAATTGCGGTCCAATTATAGCTTAATATTTCACTGACACTGCCAATATCAAACAAATGATAAACAGCCGCAAGGATTATTATAGGAATACTTAATAAAAATGAATATCTGGCAGCAGTTACTCTATCCAAACCAGCAGCAAGTCCAGCTGCAATAGTTGACCCAGATCTTGATAATCCGGGTGCAACTGCTAACCCCTGAGCTAAGCCTATTAATATCGATTTTTTCCAGGTAATATTTGAGACCTTCTGAGTAATCTTACTGGACATCAATTCTGTAGAATAAAGAACAATACCTGTTATCATCAGGATTATTCCAACTCTTGCAGGGTTATACACAAGTGACTCAAAGAAATCTTTAAATGGTAATGCTACTGCAATTGTGGCAATCGTCCCTATGACAATATATATGGGCAGCTGAGCCTCATAATTAGTCTTTAATGTGCCCTCTTTTAAAGATTTAAAAAATTCACTTATTAGATGAACAATATCCTGTTTGAAATATATTAATACGGCTAAAAGAGTTCCTATGTGGAGCATAATATCAAAAAGTATTTCCTCGCTACCGCCGCTAGCTAACTCTTTTCCCATTAATATTTTATATATAGAAGATGTTAATACTAAATGCCCTGAACTGCTGACTGGTAAAAACTCTGTTAATCCTTGAATAACACCTGTAATTACTGATTGATATATGTCCATTTTTTAATTCCTCTGTTGCTCTAATATATATTCATCTATTATAAGCTTATCTTCTTTTGAAATTCCCTTTTGAACAAACTTTTCGAATAAATCAGGCCTTTTCTCCATTGTTCTAATTATAGCCTGCTTTCTTCTCCATTTGTCAATTTCTTTATGATTACCGGATAACAAAACTTCAGGTACCGTCATGCCTCTATATTCTGGCGGTCTTGTATACTGAGGATATTCAAGTAAACCGGAAGAAAATGTGTCATCAAAAGCTGACTCTACCTTTCCTAAAGCTCCTGGTAAAAGTCTGGTTACGGAATCAACTATACACAAGGCTGCCAATTCACCTCCTGTAAGTACAAAATCCCCTATGGAAATCTCAACCACTTCTAATCCTTGACGTATTCTTTCATCAAAACCTTCATAATGACCACAAATTAGTAACAATTCATCTTTTTGACTAAATTCATGTGCAATTTCCTGATTATAAGGCTTACCCTGCGGGGTTAATAAAATAGTACAAGAGTTTTCTAACTTTTGAACAGATTCAATAGCAGAAAAAATGGGATCACACATGAGTACCATGCCAGCACCGCCACCATAAGGAGTATCATCAACGGTTCTATGCTTATCGTGTGTAAAATCTCTGGGATTGATCGTATTTACAGTGATAACATTGTTTTTTCTAGCCCTGCCTATAATACTACAGGAGGCATAATCTTCTATTAAGTCAGGAAATAAAGTTATTACATCAAATTTCATCTACTATATCGTCCTTAATATAAGCAAAATTATTCCTGTAACTCATCTAGAAGCCCGGGAATTTTCTTTACAATTATTCTGTTTGCTTCAATATTCACTTCAGGAACTAAATCTTTAACAAAAGGAATAAGATGCTCATGATTTTCCTGGTCTTTTACAGCAAGTATATCTTCTTCTTGTTTTAAGTTAATAATAGAAGTAACATTACCTACTCGATTTCCTGAAACATCATATACTTCAAGCCCAATGAGATCATCAATATAAAATTCATCTTCCTCAAGTTCACTTTCAATCTGACTTTTTGGAATTTTTAAATATGCACCTTTTAGTTCTAATACATCATTTATTGATGAAAATTCTTTAAACTTAATTAAAGCAAAATTCTTGTGAAAACGAACTGATTCTACAGTTAACTTAACTATCTTAGAGTCTTTCTCAGTATAAACTTCACGAAGTTCTGTTAGTTTCTCTTTTTTTTCTGAAGTATAACCGACTTTTACTTCACCATGAATTCCATGAAAATTTAAAATTTT contains these protein-coding regions:
- a CDS encoding 16S rRNA processing protein RimM; this encodes MQVEKLLSIGKILNFHGIHGEVKVGYTSEKKEKLTELREVYTEKDSKIVKLTVESVRFHKNFALIKFKEFSSINDVLELKGAYLKIPKSQIESELEEDEFYIDDLIGLEVYDVSGNRVGNVTSIINLKQEEDILAVKDQENHEHLIPFVKDLVPEVNIEANRIIVKKIPGLLDELQE
- a CDS encoding tRNA (guanosine(37)-N1)-methyltransferase TrmD, with amino-acid sequence MKFDVITLFPDLIEDYASCSIIGRARKNNVITVNTINPRDFTHDKHRTVDDTPYGGGAGMVLMCDPIFSAIESVQKLENSCTILLTPQGKPYNQEIAHEFSQKDELLLICGHYEGFDERIRQGLEVVEISIGDFVLTGGELAALCIVDSVTRLLPGALGKVESAFDDTFSSGLLEYPQYTRPPEYRGMTVPEVLLSGNHKEIDKWRRKQAIIRTMEKRPDLFEKFVQKGISKEDKLIIDEYILEQQRN